Proteins encoded together in one Chrysemys picta bellii isolate R12L10 chromosome 22, ASM1138683v2, whole genome shotgun sequence window:
- the LOC135977030 gene encoding olfactory receptor 5AR1-like, with the protein MLKGNHTTVTEFILLGFTDNQHLRVMLFVVFLLIYLLILVGNLGMVTLVRIESRLHTPMYFFLSNLALLDVGYSTVIAPQTLMAFAVESKAITFTGCALQFYFFCIAVSCECCLLGVMAYDRFTAICSPLLYTVIMSKRFCVLLVLGSYLASWVNATVQTLFIFCLSFCGSNIINHFFCDVPPILKLACSDTHITDIVHFTFSIVIITSTLLTIVISYVYIVVAILRISSTEGRRKAFSTCTSHLMTVTIFYGTVIFMYLRPSSKYSMDQDKIISVFYTLLIPMLNPLIYSLRNKEVKDALRRTIHQKIIPHCM; encoded by the coding sequence ATGTTGAAGGGGAATCACACCACCGTGACGGAGTTCATCTTGTTGGGATTCACGGACAACCAGCACCTGAGAGTCATgctctttgtggtgtttctgTTGATCTACCTGCTCATCCTGGTGGGGAATCTCGGGATGGTCACTTTAGTCAGGATTGAGTCCcggcttcacacccccatgtactttttcctcagtaacCTGGCCCTCTTAGATGTGGGATACTCCACCGTCATCGCTCCCCAGACACTgatggcctttgcagtggagagCAAAGCAATTACATTCACTGGGTGCGCTCTGCAGTTCTACTTCTTCTGCATTGCTGTGTCCTGTGAGTGCTGCCTGTTGGGGGTGATGGCGTATGATCGcttcacagccatctgcagccCACTGCTGTACACCGTCATCATGTCCAAGCGGTTCTgcgtgctgctggtgctggggtcgtACCTAGCCAGCTGGGTAAATGCAACAGTTCAGACTCTATTTATATTCTGTTTGTCCTTCTGTGGATCaaacatcatcaatcatttcttctgtgatgtgcccCCCATCCTGAAACTGGCCTGCTCTGACACCCACATCACAGACATTGTTCACTTCACCTTTTCTATTGTAATTATAACATCTACTCTCCTGACCATTGTCATCTCCTATGTGTACATTGTGGTTGCTATTCTAAGGATCAGCTCCACTgagggcaggcgcaaagccttctccacctgcacctcccacctgatGACCGTCACCATCTTCTACGGAACGGTCATTTTTATGTATTTGCGGCCCAGTTCAAAGTACTCCATGGACCAGGACAAAATCATCTCTGTGTTTTATACCCTGTtgatccccatgctgaaccccctgatctacagcctgaggaacaaggag